The genomic region GCTTGCGGGGCCGTCGCCGGGTCGAGTGTCGCGGCGTCGAGCCTCGCCGCTCCGAAGGCGAGACACTGCAGGTCTGGGCAAGGCAGACCGACTTCCGGGGACGGAAGGCCCATCCGTCCGACACACCGAGCAAGGCCATGGACGAATCCAACAGAGCGTGGTATCTGGCGGAGCGGCCCGAAGGCGAGCCGGACGCCGACAGCTTCGAACTGCGAGAGGACGACGTTCCGGAGCCAGCGCCGGGGGAACTCCTCGTGCGCGTCCGCTATCTCTCGGTGGACCCGTACATGCGCGGTCGGATGCGAGACAGGGAATCGTACGCGGAGCCGTGGGACGTCGGCGACGTACTGAAAGGCGGCATCGTCGGTGAAGTCGTCACGAGCGAGAGCGACCAGTACGACGCCGGTGACCTCGTGACCGGCGAGGGAACCTGGGCCGACTACAGTCTCCTGGATGCGGACGACGTCGCGCCAGTGGACACGGACGTGGCGGACCTCCCGGCGTATCTCGGGGTTCTCGGGATGCCCGGACGGACGGCCTACTTCGGCTTACTCGAGGTCGGCGAGCCGAAGCCCGGCGAGACGGTCGTCGTCTCCGGGGCTGCCGGGGCCGTCGGGTCCGTCGTCGGCCAGATCGCGAAGCTGAACGGCTGTCGAGTGGTCGGCTTCGCGGGCTCCGACGAGAAGACCGAGTGGCTCACCGAGGACCTCGGCTTCGACGCCGCCATCAACTACAAAGCAACCGAGGACTACGGCGCGGCACTGGACGACGCGGCCCCCGGCGGGGTCGACGTCTACTTCGACAACGTCGGCGGC from Haloarchaeobius sp. HME9146 harbors:
- a CDS encoding NADP-dependent oxidoreductase — protein: MDESNRAWYLAERPEGEPDADSFELREDDVPEPAPGELLVRVRYLSVDPYMRGRMRDRESYAEPWDVGDVLKGGIVGEVVTSESDQYDAGDLVTGEGTWADYSLLDADDVAPVDTDVADLPAYLGVLGMPGRTAYFGLLEVGEPKPGETVVVSGAAGAVGSVVGQIAKLNGCRVVGFAGSDEKTEWLTEDLGFDAAINYKATEDYGAALDDAAPGGVDVYFDNVGGPITDAVFTKLNLDARVAVCGQIAHYNDESVPMGPRKLPMLIAPRARVQGLLISDYVTRFGEASEQLATWVASGELAHRETVVEGLEQAPDAFLGLFSGDNIGKQVVQVSAGSE